The proteins below are encoded in one region of Alistipes indistinctus YIT 12060:
- a CDS encoding NADH:ubiquinone reductase (Na(+)-transporting) subunit B, which yields MKGLRRFLDRIKPDFEPGGRFGRLHSTFDAFETFLFVPDKTTHSGSHIRDAMDLKRTMIIVVLALMPCLLFGMYNVGLQHFRAIGVADAALWSCFWFGFLKVLPIIIVSYVVGLGIEFISAQIRGHEVNEGFLVTGMLIPLVMPVDIPLWMVAVATAFSVIIGKEVFGGTGMNIFNPALLARAFVFFAYTPYISGEKVWIAGLTKGEGIVDGFSGATPLGDAASAVLNHTKEIIWTQGGPLEWFLGTMPGSIGETSKLAILIGAVILLWTGIASWRIMLSVFAGGYLMGLLFNLIGLNAYMDIPAYYHLLMGGFAFGAVFMATDPVTGSQTNTGKYIYGLLIGVMAVLIRVVNPGYPEGMMLSILLMNAVAPLIDYYVVQANIRRRTRRLKTVK from the coding sequence ATGAAAGGACTGAGAAGATTTTTAGACCGGATAAAACCCGATTTCGAACCGGGCGGCCGCTTCGGCAGGCTGCATTCGACGTTCGATGCGTTCGAGACGTTCCTTTTCGTCCCGGACAAGACTACCCACAGCGGCAGTCATATCCGCGATGCGATGGACCTCAAACGGACGATGATCATTGTCGTCTTGGCCCTGATGCCCTGTCTTTTGTTCGGGATGTATAACGTGGGATTACAGCATTTCCGCGCGATCGGGGTGGCTGATGCCGCATTGTGGAGCTGTTTCTGGTTCGGTTTCCTGAAAGTATTGCCGATCATTATCGTCTCTTATGTGGTCGGGTTGGGGATCGAATTTATTTCGGCGCAAATCCGCGGCCACGAGGTCAATGAAGGTTTCCTCGTGACAGGTATGCTGATCCCGTTGGTGATGCCGGTCGATATCCCGTTGTGGATGGTGGCTGTCGCGACCGCCTTTTCTGTCATTATCGGCAAGGAGGTATTCGGGGGGACAGGCATGAACATTTTCAACCCGGCGCTGTTGGCGCGGGCTTTTGTCTTTTTCGCTTACACGCCTTATATTTCCGGGGAGAAAGTCTGGATTGCAGGGCTGACCAAGGGCGAAGGCATTGTAGACGGATTTTCCGGTGCTACGCCGCTGGGCGATGCGGCTTCGGCGGTATTGAACCATACCAAAGAGATTATTTGGACGCAGGGAGGACCGCTCGAATGGTTTCTCGGTACGATGCCCGGTTCGATCGGCGAAACGTCGAAGCTGGCGATCCTGATCGGTGCGGTAATCCTGCTCTGGACGGGGATAGCCTCGTGGCGTATTATGCTGAGCGTCTTTGCCGGAGGTTACCTGATGGGCCTGCTGTTCAACCTGATCGGGCTGAACGCTTATATGGACATCCCGGCTTACTACCACCTGCTGATGGGTGGTTTCGCGTTCGGCGCCGTATTTATGGCCACCGACCCGGTAACCGGTAGCCAGACCAACACCGGCAAGTATATTTACGGACTGCTGATCGGCGTGATGGCCGTACTGATCCGGGTAGTCAATCCGGGTTATCCGGAGGGTATGATGCTGTCGATCCTGCTGATGAATGCAGTGGCCCCGCTGATCGACTATTATGTCGTGCAGGCCAATATCCGCAGGCGTACCCGGAGGCTCAAAACAGTAAAGTAA
- the nqrC gene encoding NADH:ubiquinone reductase (Na(+)-transporting) subunit C encodes MNKNSNSYIILYASVMVVIVAAVLSFVSLSLGGIQAENVRIEKMGDILRSVGQGGDADHVADKSAYITEQYRKYIVDSYAVNAAGDRVEGADAFNLLINLKAEYDKPLQDRVLPVFVSRDDHGIVSYVIPVWGTGLWGPVWGYIALGDNWDTVDGAVFDHKSETPGLGAEIATPAFQAQFKGKQILGPQGNVVAITLQKGGADPNDPYAVDALSGGTLTSRGVENMLKNCLSDYDAYIRKQRAAAGDIASSSSAADSVSAGGIPVGTGHEESALQDGTATGAIPSDTTAGTSTDKSDGHE; translated from the coding sequence ATGAATAAGAACAGCAACAGCTATATTATCCTTTATGCCTCGGTGATGGTCGTCATCGTCGCGGCTGTGCTCTCGTTCGTCTCCTTGTCACTCGGCGGTATACAGGCCGAGAACGTGCGGATCGAGAAGATGGGGGACATTCTCCGTTCGGTGGGCCAGGGCGGTGATGCGGATCATGTAGCGGATAAATCGGCTTACATTACCGAACAATATCGGAAATATATCGTTGACAGCTATGCGGTCAATGCGGCGGGCGACCGGGTCGAAGGTGCAGACGCTTTCAACCTGTTGATCAACCTGAAGGCCGAATACGACAAACCGTTGCAGGATCGTGTGTTGCCGGTTTTCGTCAGCCGGGACGATCACGGAATCGTCAGTTACGTGATTCCGGTCTGGGGTACCGGACTTTGGGGGCCTGTGTGGGGCTATATTGCTTTGGGCGACAATTGGGATACGGTGGACGGGGCGGTCTTCGACCACAAAAGCGAGACGCCCGGTCTGGGAGCAGAGATTGCTACACCGGCTTTTCAGGCACAATTCAAAGGCAAGCAGATTTTAGGCCCGCAGGGCAATGTGGTTGCGATTACCTTACAGAAGGGAGGTGCCGATCCGAACGATCCCTATGCCGTGGATGCGCTCTCGGGTGGCACGCTGACTTCGCGCGGTGTGGAGAATATGCTGAAGAACTGTCTGAGTGATTACGATGCCTATATTCGCAAGCAGCGTGCGGCAGCCGGTGATATAGCCTCTTCTTCCAGCGCGGCGGATTCAGTCTCTGCCGGTGGCATACCGGTTGGAACGGGTCATGAGGAAAGCGCTTTGCAGGACGGTACTGCAACCGGGGCAATACCCTCGGATACAACAGCCGGAACATCAACCGATAAATCCGATGGACATGAGTGA
- a CDS encoding NADH:ubiquinone reductase (Na(+)-transporting) subunit D, which yields MSDKKEKAPFFSAKNLKLLTSPFGQNNPVTVQILGICSALAVTAKLKPAFVMALSVIVVTGFSSMIISLIRKGIPDRIRIIVQLVVVAALVILVDQVLKAFVYDVSKQLSVFVGLIITNCIIMGRIEAFALGNKPWPSFLDGVGNGVGYGIILLILGFFRELFGAGTLWGYQVVPASWYIKNGGFYENNGLMLLPPMALIGVGLIIWVQRSRNKNLIEK from the coding sequence ATGAGTGATAAAAAGGAAAAAGCGCCGTTTTTTTCGGCTAAAAACCTCAAATTGCTGACCTCTCCGTTCGGTCAGAATAACCCGGTTACGGTACAGATTCTGGGTATCTGCTCGGCATTGGCCGTGACGGCGAAGCTCAAGCCCGCTTTCGTGATGGCGCTTTCGGTGATCGTCGTGACAGGCTTTTCGAGCATGATTATCTCACTGATACGCAAAGGTATTCCCGACCGTATCCGCATTATCGTACAATTGGTGGTCGTTGCCGCGCTCGTCATTCTGGTCGACCAGGTGCTAAAGGCTTTCGTTTACGATGTCAGCAAACAGCTTTCGGTATTTGTCGGGTTGATCATTACCAACTGTATCATCATGGGGCGTATCGAGGCATTCGCGTTGGGCAATAAGCCGTGGCCTTCGTTCCTGGACGGTGTCGGCAATGGTGTCGGTTACGGGATTATCCTGTTGATCCTCGGGTTTTTCCGCGAACTGTTCGGGGCCGGAACCTTGTGGGGGTATCAGGTTGTTCCTGCGAGCTGGTACATCAAAAACGGCGGTTTTTACGAGAACAACGGCCTGATGTTGCTGCCGCCGATGGCACTGATCGGGGTCGGACTGATTATCTGGGTGCAGCGCAGCCGCAACAAGAACTTGATTGAAAAATAA
- the nqrE gene encoding NADH:ubiquinone reductase (Na(+)-transporting) subunit E: MENILSIFVKAIFVENMVFAFFFGMCSYIAVSKSVKTAMGLGIAVTFVMVMTVPLNYLLNEYVLSPGALGWVDPKYGVGGSQMIDLSFLSFIVFIAVIASFVQLVEMVVEKFTPTLYNQLGIFLPLIAVNCAIMGGSLFMQERDYATLGEASAFALGSGIGWWLAIILMAAIREKLAYSNVPAPLRGAGITFILTGLMGIAFMTFLGIQL; the protein is encoded by the coding sequence ATGGAAAACATACTGAGCATATTCGTCAAGGCGATTTTTGTCGAAAACATGGTTTTCGCCTTCTTTTTCGGCATGTGCTCCTACATTGCAGTCAGCAAGAGCGTCAAGACGGCGATGGGACTCGGGATTGCCGTCACGTTCGTGATGGTGATGACCGTACCGCTGAACTACCTGCTCAACGAATATGTCCTTTCGCCCGGAGCGCTTGGTTGGGTCGATCCGAAATACGGGGTAGGTGGAAGCCAAATGATCGACCTGAGTTTCCTCAGCTTTATCGTTTTTATCGCAGTGATCGCTTCGTTCGTACAGCTCGTCGAAATGGTGGTCGAGAAATTCACGCCGACGCTCTACAACCAGCTGGGGATTTTCCTGCCGCTCATTGCCGTGAACTGTGCGATTATGGGTGGTTCGCTGTTTATGCAGGAACGCGATTACGCTACGCTGGGTGAAGCGTCTGCTTTTGCGCTCGGATCGGGTATCGGGTGGTGGCTGGCGATTATCCTGATGGCAGCCATCCGTGAGAAACTGGCCTATTCGAATGTGCCTGCGCCGCTGCGCGGTGCCGGGATCACCTTCATACTGACCGGACTGATGGGAATCGCTTTCATGACTTTCCTCGGGATCCAGTTGTAA